One genomic segment of Ricinus communis isolate WT05 ecotype wild-type chromosome 5, ASM1957865v1, whole genome shotgun sequence includes these proteins:
- the LOC8267420 gene encoding anthocyanidin reductase ((2S)-flavan-3-ol-forming) isoform X2, protein MKLGKGKHVTHPSSLNSRKPYRFISYIILLLWISFVCEEKPIFPTPDCLLQSIPLSRMASLLPQKRRRACVIGGSGFLASLMVKLLLEKGYAVNTTVRNPGDLKVFGADLTHEESFTAPIADCDLVFHVATPVNFASQDPENDMIKPAIQGVHNVLKACAKAKTVKRVILTSSAAAVTVNKLKGPGLVLNEKNWTDVEFLTSEKPPTWGYPLSKTLAEKAAWNFAQEHNIDLITVIPTLMAGPSVTRDIPSSVDLATSLITGNEFLINGLKGMQMLSGSISITHVEDVCRAHVFLAEKASASGRYICCRANTSVPELAKFLKERYPHYQIPTDFGDLPSKAKLIISSQKLISEGFSFEHGIKEIYDQTLDFLKARGLLK, encoded by the exons ATGAAGCTGGGAAAAGGCAAACATGTAACGCACCCCTCTTCATTGAATTCAAGAAAACCATACCGTTTCATTTCCTATATAATTCTCCTTTTATGGATCTCTTTCGTTTGTGAAGAAAAACCCATATTTCCCACCCCAGATTGTCTTCTCCAAAGCATTCCATTATCGAGAATGGCAAGTCTGTTGCcccaaaaaagaagaagagcaTGTGTGATCGGCGGAAGTGGGTTTCTAGCGTCTTTGATGGTGAAGCTGTTGCTTGAAAAGGGTTATGCAGTGAACACTACAGTCAGGAATCCAG GGGATTTAAAAGTATTTGGAGCAGATTTGACCCATGAAGAAAGCTTCACTGCTCCCATAGCAGATTGTGACCTCGTCTTCCATGTTGCAACCCCAGTAAATTTTGCTTCTCAAGATCCGGAG AATGACATGATCAAGCCAGCAATACAAGGAGTACATAATGTGTTGAAAGCCTGCGCAAAGGCAAAAACAGTGAAACGGGTGATCCTCACTTCCTCGGCAGCAGCTGTCACAGTCAATAAGCTTAAGGGTCCAGGTTTGGTCTTAAATGAGAAAAACTGGACCGATGTTGAGTTTTTGACTTCTGAGAAGCCACCCACTTGG GGCTACCCTCTTTCCAAGACTCTAGCTGAGAAGGCAGCTTGGAACTTTGCTCAAGAACATAACATCGATCTTATCACGGTCATCCCTACTCTTATGGCTGGTCCTTCTGTTACTCGTGATATTCCCAGCAGTGTAGACCTGGCAACGTCATTGATCACAG GAAATGAGTTCTTGATAAATGGCTTGAAAGGCATGCAAATGCTGTCAGGATCAATCTCAATAACGCATGTAGAGGATGTTTGTCGGGCCCATGTATTTTTAGCTGAAAAAGCATCAGCTTCCGGTCGGTATATATGCTGTCGTGCTAATACCAGTGTCCCTGAACTTGCCAAGTTCCTTAAGGAAAGATATCCTCACTACCAAATCCCAACTGA TTTCGGAGATTTACCATCCAAAGCCAAGTTGATAATATCGTCACAGAAGCTCATTAGTGAAGGATTCAGTTTCGAGCATGGGATTAAAGAGATATATGACCAAACTTTGGATTTCCTGAAGGCCAGGGGGCTGCTGAAGTGA
- the LOC8267421 gene encoding alpha-farnesene synthase (The RefSeq protein has 1 substitution compared to this genomic sequence), protein MKVGQPVLQCQTNSEAFGMMQERRSGNYKPNIWKYDFLQSLSSKYDEEKYKTQAERLKEDAKHLFIEAVDLQGKLELVDCIIKVGLASHFKDEIKKALDTIASSIKNDKSDAIKNRYVTALCFRLLRQHGYEVSQDVFSDFLDENGTFLKAKSMDVKGVLELFEASYLALESENILDDAKAFSTTILKDINSATTESNLYKQVVHALELPFHWRVRWFDVKWHIKTFQKDKSINKTLLDLAKVNFNVVQATLQNDLKEISRWWRNLGLIENLKFSRDRLVESFLCTVGLVFEPQYSSFRRWLTKVVIMILVIDDVYDIYGSLEELQHFTNAINRWDTAELEQLPEYMKICFKTLHTITGETAHEMQREKRWDQEQTETHLKKVWADFCQALFVEAKWFNKGYTPSVQEYLKTACISSSGSLLSVHSFFLIMNEGTREMLHFLEKNQEMFYNISLIIRLCNDLGTSVAEQERGDAASSIVCHMREMEVLEEEARSYLKGIIGNYWKKVNEKCFTQSPEMQLFININVNMARVVHNLYQNRDGFGVQDHQNKKQILSLLVHPFKLD, encoded by the exons ATGAAAGTTGGGCAACCAGTTCTACAATGCCAGACCAATTCTGAAGCCTTTGGCATGATGCAAGAAAGGCGGTCCGGAAATTATAAGCCTAACATTTGGAAATATGATTTTCTACAATCTCTTTCTAGCAAATATGAT GAAGAGAAATACAAAACACAAGCTGAGAGGTTAAAAGAGGATGCTAAGCATCTTTTCATTGAAGCAGTAGACTTGCAGGGTAAACTAGAGCTTGTTGATTGCATCATAAAAGTAGGTTTGGCAAGCCACTTCAAGGATGAAATCAAGAAAGCTTTAGATACTATAGCCTCCTCTATCAAGAACGACAAATCtgatgcaataaagaatcGGTATGTTACTGCATTATGCTTTAGACTTCTGAGGCAGCATGGTTATGAAGTCTCACAAG ATGTTTTCAGTGATTTTTTGGACGAAAATGGTACTTTCTTGAAAGCCAAAAGTATGGACGTTAAAGGAGTTCTGGAGCTTTTTGAGGCTTCATATCTGGCTCTAGAAAGTGAAAATATCTTAGATGATGCTAAGGCTTTTTCGACTACAATTCTGAAAGATATCAACTCTGCTACAACAGAAAGCAACCTTTACAAACAAGTCGTTCATGCTTTGGAACTTCCATTTCATTGGAGAGTGAGATGGTTTGATGTGAAATGGCATATTAAAACGTTCCAGAAGGACAAAAGCATAAATAAAACCTTACTTGATTTGGCTAAAGTTAACTTTAACGTTGTCCAAGCCACACTCCAAAACGACCTAAAGGAGATTTCCAG GTGGTGGAGGAATTTGGGTCTAATAGAGAAGTTGAAATTTTCAAGGGATCGATTGGTGGAGAGCTTCTTGTGCACTGTAGGACTTGTATTTGAGCCTCAGTACAGCTCTTTTAGAAGATGGCTTACCAAAGTGGTTATCATGATATTGGTCATTGATGATGTTTATGACATTTATGGTTCACTGGAAGAACTACAGCATTTCACTAATGCTATTAATAG ATGGGATACTGCAGAATTAGAACAACTTCCagaatatatgaaaatatgcTTTAAAACACTCCACACTATCACCGGTGAAACTGCTCATGAGATGCAAAGGGAAAAGAGATGGGACCAAGAACAAACTGAAACTCACCTGAAGAAAGTG TGGGCAGATTTCTGTCAGGCACTGTTCGTGGAAGCCAAATGGTTTAATAAAGGATATACACCATCCGTGCAAGAATATCTGAAAACTGCTTGTATTTCTTCATCAGGCAGCCTCCTTTCTGTTCATTCGTTCTTCTTAATTATGAATGAAGGAACTCGGGAAATGCTacattttcttgaaaaaaatcaagagatgttttataatatatctCTCATCATCCGCCTCTGCAACGATTTAGGCACTTCAGTG GCAGAACAAGAGAGAGGAGATGCTGCTTCATCAATAGTTTGTCATATGAGAGAAATGGAAGTTTTAGAGGAAGAAGCTAGGAGCTATTTAAAGGGAATAATAGGCAATTACTGGAAGAAAGTAAATGAAAAATGCTTCACCCAATCACCTGAGATgcaattatttatcaatattaatgtCAATATGGCCCGTGTGGTGCATAATCTATATCAAAACAGAGATGGATTTGGTGTTCAAGACCATCAAAATAAGAAGCAGATCCTATCCCTCCTTGTTCATCCTTTCAAACTAGACTGA
- the LOC8267419 gene encoding uncharacterized protein LOC8267419: MPAFWFSSLKRSLQCKSQSSDVHVPRARNNLSNIHTKKPCGFGCSRSVSNLRDVIHGSKRYTEKPHTSCSPRSLGSSDFLNPITHEVVLSDSTCELRITGFGGNGGGAGGGVSSTFVGTLKPGTPGPGGQELAPHYSRRSHSLSRKMHGDSPVFGTSSKARSSLDVSKSYESSNLVCKKCYEKFKTLDAVDAHHLAKHAVTELIEGDSSRRIVEIICRASWLKSEANFVNIERVLKVHNMQVTIAQFEEYRELVKIKASKLPTRHSRCLADGNELLRFHGTTISCSLGMNGSYSLCTEEKCGVCQILRHGFCRKDIGVFTTSTSGRALESIESSEDSHSSARKALLVCRVIAGRVHKPLGNFQEIAGQSGFDSLAGKVGQHSNIEELYLLNPKALLPCFVVIY, from the exons ATGCCTGCATTTTGGTTTTCTTCTCTCAAGAGATCATTGCAGTGCAAATCACAATCATCTGATGTTCACGTTCCAAGAGCCAGAAACAATCTTAGCAACATTCACACAAAAAAGCCATGTGGGTTTGGATGTTCAAGATCAGTGTCAAATCTAAGAGATGTTATTCACGGTAGCAAGAGGTACACAGAGAAGCCACATACAAGTTGCAGTCCTAGATCTTTAGGCAGCAGTGATTTCCTCAACCCTATAACACATGAAGTAGTACTCAGTGACTCTACATGTGAATTAAGGATTACTGGATTTGGTGGCAATGGTGGTGGTGCTGGTGGCGGTGTTTCTTCGACATTTGTTGGTACCCTTAAGCCAGGAACACCAGGCCCTGGAGGTCAAGAATTGGCACCTCATTATTCAAGAAGGTCCCATAGCCTTTCAAGAAAGATGCATGGTGATTCTCCTGTTTTTGGTACATCTTCAAAGGCCAGGAGTTCTCTTGATGTTTCAAAATCTTATGAGTCTTCAAATCTAGTTTGCAAGAAATGTTATgagaaatttaaaactttGGATGCTGTCGATGCACATCATCTCGCCAAACATGCTG TTACTGAACTTATTGAGGGCGACTCATCCAGGAGAATAGTTGAAATAATCTGCAGAGCAAGCTGGCTAAAATCTGAGGCCAATTTTGTCAATATAGAAAGGGTTCTTAAAGTCCATAACATGCAAGTGACCATTGCTCAATTTGAAGAATACAGAGAACTGGTTAAGATCAAAGCTAGCAAATTGCCCACAAGACATTCACGTTGCCTTGCTGATGGTAATGAGCTCTTAAGATTCCATGGCACAACCATTTCTTGTTCTCTTGGCATGAATGGTTCTTATAGTCTTTGTACAGAAGAGAAATGTGGTGTTTGTCAAATTTTAAGACATGGATTCTGTAGAAAAGACATTGGTGTTTTTACTACTTCAACTAGTGGAAGAGCATTAGAGTCTATAGAATCTAGTGAAGACAGCCATTCTTCTGCAAGAAAGGCTTTATTAGTATGCAGAGTTATTGCAGGAAGGGTGCATAAACCTTTGGGgaattttcaagaaattgCAGGCCAATCTGGCTTTGATTCATTGGCCGGGAAAGTTGGTCAACATTCTAATATTGAGGAACTTTATTTACTAAATCCTAAAGCTCTCCTCCCTTGTTTTGTAGTAATTTACTGA
- the LOC8267420 gene encoding anthocyanidin reductase ((2S)-flavan-3-ol-forming) isoform X1 encodes MKLGKGKHVTHPSSLNSRKPYRFISYIILLLWISFVCEEKPIFPTPDCLLQSIPLSRMASLLPQKRRRACVIGGSGFLASLMVKLLLEKGYAVNTTVRNPEDNKKNSHLRALQNLGDLKVFGADLTHEESFTAPIADCDLVFHVATPVNFASQDPENDMIKPAIQGVHNVLKACAKAKTVKRVILTSSAAAVTVNKLKGPGLVLNEKNWTDVEFLTSEKPPTWGYPLSKTLAEKAAWNFAQEHNIDLITVIPTLMAGPSVTRDIPSSVDLATSLITGNEFLINGLKGMQMLSGSISITHVEDVCRAHVFLAEKASASGRYICCRANTSVPELAKFLKERYPHYQIPTDFGDLPSKAKLIISSQKLISEGFSFEHGIKEIYDQTLDFLKARGLLK; translated from the exons ATGAAGCTGGGAAAAGGCAAACATGTAACGCACCCCTCTTCATTGAATTCAAGAAAACCATACCGTTTCATTTCCTATATAATTCTCCTTTTATGGATCTCTTTCGTTTGTGAAGAAAAACCCATATTTCCCACCCCAGATTGTCTTCTCCAAAGCATTCCATTATCGAGAATGGCAAGTCTGTTGCcccaaaaaagaagaagagcaTGTGTGATCGGCGGAAGTGGGTTTCTAGCGTCTTTGATGGTGAAGCTGTTGCTTGAAAAGGGTTATGCAGTGAACACTACAGTCAGGAATCCAG AGgataataagaaaaactcTCACCTTCGAGCACTACAAAATTTAGGGGATTTAAAAGTATTTGGAGCAGATTTGACCCATGAAGAAAGCTTCACTGCTCCCATAGCAGATTGTGACCTCGTCTTCCATGTTGCAACCCCAGTAAATTTTGCTTCTCAAGATCCGGAG AATGACATGATCAAGCCAGCAATACAAGGAGTACATAATGTGTTGAAAGCCTGCGCAAAGGCAAAAACAGTGAAACGGGTGATCCTCACTTCCTCGGCAGCAGCTGTCACAGTCAATAAGCTTAAGGGTCCAGGTTTGGTCTTAAATGAGAAAAACTGGACCGATGTTGAGTTTTTGACTTCTGAGAAGCCACCCACTTGG GGCTACCCTCTTTCCAAGACTCTAGCTGAGAAGGCAGCTTGGAACTTTGCTCAAGAACATAACATCGATCTTATCACGGTCATCCCTACTCTTATGGCTGGTCCTTCTGTTACTCGTGATATTCCCAGCAGTGTAGACCTGGCAACGTCATTGATCACAG GAAATGAGTTCTTGATAAATGGCTTGAAAGGCATGCAAATGCTGTCAGGATCAATCTCAATAACGCATGTAGAGGATGTTTGTCGGGCCCATGTATTTTTAGCTGAAAAAGCATCAGCTTCCGGTCGGTATATATGCTGTCGTGCTAATACCAGTGTCCCTGAACTTGCCAAGTTCCTTAAGGAAAGATATCCTCACTACCAAATCCCAACTGA TTTCGGAGATTTACCATCCAAAGCCAAGTTGATAATATCGTCACAGAAGCTCATTAGTGAAGGATTCAGTTTCGAGCATGGGATTAAAGAGATATATGACCAAACTTTGGATTTCCTGAAGGCCAGGGGGCTGCTGAAGTGA
- the LOC125370160 gene encoding pleiotropic drug resistance protein 1-like, producing MLEGFLNYFHLYPRRKEPLPILHNISGIIKPQRMTLLLGPPSSGKTTLLWALAGKLDKNLEFSGRVTYNGQGLEEFLTQQTAAYVSQYDLHIGEMTVRKTLAFAARCQGVGPRYGQ from the exons ATGTTAGAg GGTTTCTTGAATTATTTTCACCTATATCCAAGAAGAAAGGAACCATTACCAATCCTTCACAATATTAGCGGAATCATCAAGCCCCAACG AATGACACTGCTTCTTGGCCCCCCAAGCTCAGGGAAGACCACATTGTTGTGGGCTTTGGCTGGAAAACTTGATAAAAATCTTGAA TTCTCAGGAAGAGTGACATACAATGGGCAAGGATTGGAAGAATTTTTAACACAGCAGACCGCAGCTTATGTCAGTCAATACGATCTCCATATTGGAGAAATGACAGTAAGAAAGACTCTCGCTTTCGCTGCAAGATGTCAGGGGGTTGGACCCCGTTACGGTCAGTAA
- the LOC8267423 gene encoding uncharacterized protein LOC8267423 yields the protein MSKKKAFAGNTMTLKDFHGGSIPSDLPLPSAPGVCVRSSEWSGYDRPNSWGGPMGDLPDHHRARPSSSPATSHLDDKTPFLNHTCHIGPHFDEDERKPLDGVSVPRRTVSDESFRGVASGRLGLMPEPVSSRRVIGSAMGPQVASSYSGRVSEGSHVGASSQNVGGNNGQSAGSHPNIWAARKELAVGVNEPVQSAWSGASAVSKLAHASAPEKVSSGRWQSKHSIQYQADVEVFGHLETDKGLGYAHNRMGAVGSREYSDATLARHVERSLAIEDRFQGGRKEYVDHERTRAAPYSELKERNLSEHTDRVQPQSNDFRFNGSEFQSSVQSEPSERPKGYQQLSSSANGHIGKGDLNGHVNAAKSGLANESQNQVIERPKLSLKPRSQPLEQSEETRERERVALFGGARPREMVLKARGIDGASVSNHDMGQHPHRVKHNVPKVERIPEHAVPTRHGERTDNMPLDQRTGKKFERKDQRVDKQRRIRRNENWRDSREIEKQQQPQVQQERPPSPETWRKPVEQLKSACPDATGQRYGKTASALELAQAFSKSFSDPKPADQFSGQRSLPGKTQVPFSRLMGPTPATQINGY from the exons ATGTCGAAGAAGAAAGCTTTCGCTGGTAATACTATGACTCTCAAAGACTTTCATGGCGGTTCTATCCCTTCTGATCTCCCTCTTCCTTCTGCTCCTGGTGT TTGTGTTAGGTCTTCAGAGTGGTCTGGTTATGACCGACCTAATTCTTGGGGAGGCCCAATGGGGGATCTACCTGATCATCACCGAGCCAGGCCTAGTTCATCCCCTGCCACTAGTCATTTAGATGACAAAACGCCATTCCTCAATCATACTTGTCATATTGGCCCTCATTTTGATGAGGATGAACGGAAGCCATTAGATGGTGTTTCTGTCCCGCGCCGGACTGTGAGTGATGAGAGCTTTCGTGGTGTTGCATCAGGTAGGCTGGGGTTGATGCCGGAGCCCGTGTCCAGTCGGAGAGTGATAGGTTCAGCTATGGGACCACAAGTTGCAAGTTCTTATTCTGGGAGGGTTAGTGAGGGTTCTCATGTAGGGGCCAGTTCTCAGAATGTAGGGGGTAACAATGGACAGAGTGCTGGATCGCACCCAAATATATGGGCAGCTAGGAAGGAGTTGGCAGTGGGTGTTAATGAGCCAGTACAATCGGCCTGGTCAGGAGCTAGTGCTGTTTCAAAGTTGGCTCATGCAAGTGCACCTGAAAAGGTGTCTTCAGGTAGATGGCAGTCAAAGCATTCTATTCAGTATCAAGCGGATGTTGAGGTTTTTGGACATTTGGAAACAGACAAGGGTTTAGGTTATGCACACAATAGGATGGGTGCTGTAGGCAGTAGGGAGTATTCTGATGCAACACTAGCAAGGCATGTGGAAAGGAGTTTGGCTATTGAGGATAGGTTCCAAGGTGGTAGGAAAGAGTACGTCGATCATGAAAGGACAAGGGCTGCTCCATATTCAGAACTAAAAGAGAGGAACCTATCAGAGCACACTGACAGGGTTCAACCACAAAGTAATGATTTCAGATTTAACGGGTCTGAATTTCAATCCTCTGTGCAATCTGAACCATCAGAACGGCCTAAG GGATACCAACAGCTGAGCAGCTCTGCTAATGGTCATATTGGAAAGGGTGATTTGAATGGACATGTTAATGCTGCAAAATCTGGATTAGCCAATGAGAGTCAGAATCAGGTGATAGAACGACCGAAATTGAGTTTGAAGCCGCGATCACAGCCCCTTGAACAATCAGAAGAGACAAGAGAAAGGGAAAG GGTTGCATTATTTGGTGGCGCACGCCCACGTGAAATG GTTCTGAAGGCACGGGGAATTGATGGTGCTTCTGTAAGCAACCATGACATGGGTCAGCATCCTCATAG GGTCAAGCATAATGTTCCCAAGGTTGAAAGAATTCCTGAGCATGCAGTTCCTACTCGTCATGGTGAAAGGACTGATAATATGCCTTTGGATCAAAGGACTGGAAAGAAATTTGAGAGGAAGGATCAGAGAGTTGATAAGCAGAGAAGGATTCGGCGAAATGAGAACTGGAGGGACAGCAGGGAGATTGAGAAGCAGCAGCAGCCGCAAGTACAGCAGGAGAGGCCTCCTTCACCGGAGACCTGGCGCAAGCCCGTTGAGCAACTGAAATCTGCCTGTCCTGATGCTACTGGCCAGCGCTATGGCAAAACAGCTTCCGCATTGGAGCTTGCCCAAGCATTCTCCAAGTCATTCTCAGATCCAAAACCAGCTGACCAATTTTCTGGCCAAAGGAGCCTCCCTGGCAAGACCCAGGTACCCTTTTCACGATTGATGGGCCCAACACCAGCGACTCAGATAAATGGCTACTAA